The Chryseobacterium nakagawai genome has a segment encoding these proteins:
- a CDS encoding M61 family metallopeptidase: MNTLIKLVFVLIIFPTTIIAQSSKKNYNYNIDLLHMPNDEVTVSFTPPKNNLKQGKFIIPKLVPGFYQAMNFGQYVSNLVATDKNGKKIPTERLDQNSWMIYNLKRVNKISYKVADGWDSLEKDTHEAKSAGSMFIKDSVFVINYNSLVGYFEEIKDLPYQINITKNKDFYASSALGYKQKDKNTDIVLAKNYRQLVDSPVLYCVPDTTWLKIGHTEVLISFYNKKERQYSKVIAHEIENILKNQQAYLGGTLPVNKYAFLIYYESSNEQGFLGDGLEHSHSTVCLYRSGSMKFLPNALNRVASHEFFHIVTPLNIHSGEIQHYDFLNPVMSKHLWLYEGMTEYATIHMPIKQKMISLEDFEKTLEEKIKGMKEFDDKLSFTEISKNAMTRQDQYMNFYQKGPLLGLCLDIRLRELSGGKMGTQDLMLQLMKKYGEGKYFNDDDLFDEITKMTYPEIRTFFQDFIEGTQPVPFKEYLSKVGFTYDESTGKVNLMSNPDSKELALRKAWIDQ, translated from the coding sequence ATGAATACCCTGATCAAGTTAGTTTTTGTACTGATTATCTTTCCTACTACAATTATTGCCCAATCATCAAAGAAAAATTATAATTACAATATAGACCTTCTTCATATGCCCAATGATGAAGTCACGGTTTCTTTTACTCCACCCAAGAACAATCTTAAACAGGGGAAATTTATTATTCCAAAACTGGTTCCGGGATTTTATCAGGCTATGAATTTCGGACAGTATGTTTCTAATCTGGTGGCTACGGATAAAAATGGAAAAAAAATACCTACCGAACGTTTGGATCAAAATAGCTGGATGATATATAATCTTAAGCGTGTCAATAAAATATCCTATAAGGTGGCTGATGGATGGGACTCTTTAGAAAAGGATACGCATGAAGCTAAATCTGCCGGCAGTATGTTTATTAAAGATAGCGTTTTTGTGATCAATTATAATTCTCTCGTGGGGTATTTTGAAGAAATAAAAGATCTTCCTTATCAAATCAATATTACAAAAAATAAGGATTTTTATGCTTCGTCTGCTTTGGGTTACAAACAGAAAGATAAAAATACGGATATAGTTTTGGCAAAAAATTATAGACAGTTGGTGGACTCTCCCGTTTTATATTGTGTTCCTGATACAACCTGGCTGAAAATAGGCCATACTGAAGTGCTTATTTCGTTTTATAATAAAAAAGAACGACAGTATTCAAAAGTGATAGCTCATGAGATAGAGAATATTTTGAAAAACCAGCAAGCCTATCTGGGTGGAACATTACCAGTAAATAAGTATGCTTTTCTGATTTATTATGAATCTTCTAATGAGCAGGGATTTCTGGGTGATGGGCTGGAACATTCTCATTCTACGGTATGCCTCTACCGTTCTGGAAGTATGAAGTTTCTTCCTAATGCTTTAAATAGAGTGGCTTCTCACGAATTTTTCCATATAGTGACTCCGCTTAATATTCATTCCGGAGAAATTCAGCATTACGATTTTTTGAATCCTGTTATGTCTAAACATCTATGGCTGTATGAGGGGATGACGGAATATGCAACCATTCATATGCCTATAAAACAAAAAATGATCAGTTTGGAAGATTTTGAAAAAACCCTTGAAGAAAAGATAAAAGGGATGAAAGAATTTGATGACAAACTATCTTTCACAGAAATCAGTAAAAATGCCATGACCAGACAGGATCAGTATATGAATTTTTACCAAAAAGGTCCATTATTAGGATTATGCCTGGATATAAGATTACGGGAACTTTCAGGAGGAAAAATGGGCACTCAGGATCTGATGCTGCAATTGATGAAAAAGTACGGGGAAGGTAAATATTTTAATGATGATGATTTATTTGATGAGATTACAAAAATGACTTATCCTGAAATACGTACGTTCTTTCAAGATTTTATAGAAGGCACTCAACCTGTTCCTTTCAAAGAATATCTGTCAAAAGTTGGTTTTACTTATGATGAGAGTACGGGAAAAGTAAATCTTATGTCAAACCCAGATTCAAAGGAACTGGCTTTAAGAAAAGCATGGATAGATCAGTAA